The Pseudomonas baetica genome includes a region encoding these proteins:
- a CDS encoding MFS transporter, which produces MRWATYFAVLSSVLSVGLALGVSMPLVSLRLEGWGYGSFAIGVMAAMPAIGVLLGAKIASHLAAYFGTANLMRLCLWAGALSIGLLALLPSYPVWLLLRLMIGVILTIVFILGESWINQLVVEQWRGRLVALYGSSYALSQLSGPLLLGALGTEHDYGFWVGVVLLTISPLLLVGRSGAPSSEASSVTFRDLWAFACALPAIAWAVSLFAAFEAMILMLLPVYCLQQGFTAEIALAMVSTVVVGDALLQLPIGALADYLSRRTLFTGCAVVLMLSSLAIPMLIDTLLIWPLWVLFGASAGGLFTLSLILIGERYRDDALVRANAHIAQLWGVGCLVGPLAAGAGSQWISGHALPLLMAIGAFGLVLLLLRQGAFGPVTEPA; this is translated from the coding sequence ATGCGTTGGGCGACTTATTTCGCCGTGTTGTCGTCTGTCTTGAGTGTCGGCCTGGCCCTGGGGGTCAGCATGCCGCTGGTGTCGTTGCGTCTGGAGGGTTGGGGTTATGGCTCCTTCGCCATCGGCGTGATGGCGGCGATGCCGGCGATTGGCGTGCTGTTGGGTGCGAAGATTGCCAGCCATCTGGCGGCGTATTTCGGCACGGCGAATCTGATGCGTCTGTGTCTATGGGCCGGAGCACTATCGATCGGCTTGCTGGCGCTGTTACCGAGCTATCCGGTCTGGTTGCTGCTGCGCCTGATGATCGGGGTGATCCTGACCATCGTCTTCATCCTCGGCGAGAGCTGGATCAATCAACTGGTGGTCGAGCAGTGGCGCGGCCGGCTGGTGGCGCTGTATGGCAGCAGTTACGCGTTGAGCCAACTGTCTGGTCCGTTGCTGTTGGGCGCGCTGGGTACCGAGCATGATTACGGCTTCTGGGTTGGCGTGGTGCTGCTGACCATTTCGCCCTTGCTCCTTGTGGGCCGCAGCGGTGCGCCGAGCAGTGAAGCGAGCAGCGTGACCTTCCGCGACCTTTGGGCCTTCGCTTGCGCGCTGCCGGCGATTGCCTGGGCGGTGTCATTGTTTGCCGCATTTGAGGCGATGATCCTCATGCTGCTCCCGGTGTACTGCCTGCAACAGGGTTTTACGGCGGAGATCGCCTTGGCGATGGTCAGCACCGTGGTGGTCGGGGATGCGTTGCTGCAACTGCCAATTGGTGCATTGGCCGACTATCTGTCACGACGCACGTTGTTCACCGGTTGCGCGGTGGTGTTGATGCTGTCGAGCCTGGCGATTCCCATGCTGATCGATACCTTGCTGATCTGGCCGTTGTGGGTGTTGTTTGGCGCCAGTGCCGGTGGCTTGTTCACCTTGTCGCTGATCCTGATTGGCGAGCGTTATCGCGACGATGCGCTGGTGCGGGCCAATGCGCATATTGCGCAGTTGTGGGGTGTGGGCTGTCTGGTCGGGCCGTTGGCAGCGGGGGCGGGCAGTCAGTGGATCAGCGGGCATGCGTTGCCGCTGTTGATGGCGATTGGAGCGTTTGGGTTAGTGCTGCTGCTTTTGCGCCAGGGTGCGTTTGGCCCGGTGACCGAGCCTGCCTGA